The genomic window AATACCAAGCATGGACTAGATACACTATCTCCAGGCTGTTTTGTTTGTTCAGGTGCAGCGAACAACTAACACGTTGTAGAGGGAAAGAGAAGATCTGGtgttttattctctctttaattaaaatttgtcgTTCTTacgaattttcttttcttgtagtTAGGCAGGTCTGAATATTCTTGCTTTAAAACCACCGTTCAAATTAAGCAGCCTATttacaatcaaagacaagattTAAGAAATCTATCTGTCTATATTTTGTGGTTTTATGGTTAGGTGATATCCTCACCTCATGTTAGGCGCCGGCGTTATTAtcgataattaaaaagatagaatatcCCTTAAAATTAAGACCAACCTCTTAATTAATGTACTATTTTCTGGGAAACTGTGGAATTATtttctgggaaaaaaaaagattggcaTGAATGGGTTTGTTTTTCTCAATCTAAAGTCTTGGATAAATATTGTTAATGGAAGAGAAGCTAGCTCTTTAGAAAATGATCGCTCGCCATTACGAAGAAGCCATGGTTTTGGTAATGTACGGAAAACCAGTGATTAACAGTTTCAATGTGTATAAAGCTGCAGGATTAAGATGAAATTACATTAATTCTTTGAAAAGGAATGCTGATTCATTCAATAACGAGTGAAAGTCTTGACGTTTTTGTCAACAAcggaaatagaagaagaagaagaagaaagtgtcGGCATACAAGCTGCTGCAGGACGGAAGACACGCAGCTGCTAAAAACAAGAGCACGAAGGCAAATAAAAAGAGAGTGTGTTCGGTATTGCTGTcatattgttatttaaaaataattaatttgttttgttttaaattaaattttttatatttttaaattgttttgatgggttgatattaaaaaaatatttttttaataaattttcaaataaataaccaccacagtgaaaaaaaaaaaaagctcggAAAGCTCACTGAGTGATGGCTATCCAATGAAGATCCACTGTTgtccagaaaagaaaaggttttatCTCACATATTACTTTTATCCCATACTcacaaacacataataaaaatgaaaatgaaaatctcGAACAGGCAAATGACTTGGAATTTGATTCCAAATTACTTGGTACCACAATTATTTAGTTTCACATACACACCAATTGGATCGGCATGGAGAAATGTACAGTCGTTTTATCCtgggaaaatattttatttctttttttaagtttgggATAATTAACCTGCTCTTCATCTTCCCAGCAGACGAACATGTGCAAAAATACACTTTCATCAATGGGGTCTTtcaccttcttcttcctttttcacAAGACGTCATGTGCTGTAAATCTTTCTCACGCATGGATTTGGATCTTAGGTTGTGCCATGTAGATAGGCtccataaaaatatgaataatctgatatatatatatatatatatatatatatatatatatatatatatatatatatatatatatatatatatatatgaatatatgaATTTCAATCTTCCGTGCTCGTGCTTCCGTGTGTGTGAACTGATTAATTAGAAGCCCATTTGAATGGTAAgaactatatattattttcgtTGATGATGAACTCATGTCAATGATCaccatgtatatatgtatatgaaCAGATTAAAAGCTAAAACTCGatttaggttttatttatttacaagtcCGTCTCACTTTCGATTGCAGTGAAATTAATCACATTTGTCAAACAAAAGACAATCATTATTTTCGTGGCACCATCTAAACTTTACACATCATTCATCCAAACTTGTGTGGACTTGATTTGTTTGATTGCATGAGCTaactgatatttttattttaaacgtTTTCTGATTATCAATAACCCCAGCTACTTTTGAATTCAATCCTGGTTGAGAAGAATACAAGGCTTGAATAATTAGTtagttaatcttttttatttatacatgtaGAGATTACAACACAAGATTaaacctattaatttttttctaattatatacaTTCTATATTGTGTAATTTTCTATAATACGCCCCTTCAAGCTGAGGGTAAAGGATCAACCCGAAACTTGAACTGAAGATCAGTAAAAAAATAGTAGGAAGTGGCTTAGTAAGAACATCAGTAAATTGATCCTTGGAAGAGATAAAGTGAATCTGAATGTCCATCTTGACAACCCTGTCAcgtacaaaatgataatcaacctcAATACATTTAGTACGATCATGGAAGATATGATTCACAGACAAATAAATAGCACCCAAATTATCACACCAAAGTGTAGGCATAGAAGTATGAGTAATCTGCATATTTGACAATAAATACGGAAGCTAGATAACCTTAGCAGTGCCATCGGTtaaggctttatactcagcctcAATAGAAAAACGAGCTAGCAACCATGCATTGTTTGCTAGATTTTCAAGAAATCAGTGTTTtactaaaaaaagataagatatCCACTCGTAGACTTACGATCATCAACACTATCAGCGTAATCAACATCCATAAAACCATGTAAATCAAAGGAAGAGCTATGAGTGATATATAAGCCAAAAGAAAACGTATGTCAAGAATATACTTATCTTGTTGAAACATAAGACTCACACTAGTAAAATGAACCTCAAtccccaaaaaaataatgagtggCTTCTAAATCCCGAAACTTAAACTCTAAACTCAGCAACTGTATCAATCGGTGAAGCAAGATTGAATTGCTTCCTGTAAGCAAAATATCATCAACTTAAACTAGAACATAATAGATATCAACAGTCATAGACAAGATGAATAGTAAAGTGTCAACCTTAGAAGCTTGAAAGCCAATAGAGAAAAGATAATCACTCAAGCGAGTGCACCATGCTCGATGAGCTTGTTTTAAGTCATATAAAGACTTATGTGATCGACACATATGAAAGGAAAAAGTAGAATTAACAAAACCTTGAGGTTGCTACATGTACACCTCTTCGGTAAGTGTCCCATTGAAAAAGACATTATGTATATCGAGTTGATTAATCTTCTAACCACATAAAACCGTAATGGAGAAAACCAACCAAACTGTCACTTGCTTAATGACAGGACTATAAATCTCAGGATAACCAATACCTTCTTGCTGAGTAAAACCTCTAGCAACCAATCGAGCCTTATAGCGCTTAATATTGCCATTTGCATGATGCTttatcttatacacccaacaaTTACCAACAACATTCATCGAATGATGAAAAGGAACCAGAGACCAAGTGTCATTGGAATGCAGCGcctaaatttcatcctttataGCATCGTTCCAAGCCTCATATATGTCAGCATCATAAATGCACTCGGTTCATAAGTAGGAGGAGAGATAGGGTTGGtaaacaaaattgaagaaaccATCAGACTTGCTGTTTTTGGCAGTTATGGATGAAGAACCATATAATGCCGACGAACCACAAAACTAGAGGTAGGTAAGCTCGAACCTGTATGCTATTGTAGAggatatgaggagaggtcaacaACCAAATTCAACCTAACTGGAGATTCAGATCTAGATGCTAGACTAGCAGCAACAAACCAAGTGACCCAGCAGCAGAACCAACGACGACAAACCTAGAAAATAGCAACTCTGAAGGAGAAGAACATGTACCTAGAGAATGATCATTAGATAAACAAGTAGATGGTGACATAAGGACAGTGATGATGGGATGTCTGATGGTGGCAGAAACGATAGGTAGTATGGGTGGTAGAGAGGTTATAAGTATAAGGGAGggaaaaaatgatgaattaagaaaattaaactaATGGTTAGTAGGGATATGATGTGGAGAATGATCATTAAATAAACAAGCAGATGATGACATAAAGGCAGGGATTATGGGATGTCTGATGGTGGCAGAAACGATAGGCACTATGGGTGGTGGAAAGGTTGTAGGTATAGGGGAGGGGAAAAAatggtgaattaaaaaaattaagctagtGGTTAGTAGGGATATGATGTGGAAAATGATTATTAGATAAACAAGCAGATGATGACATAAAGGCAGGGATGATGGGATGTCTGATGGTGGCAGAAACGATAGGCAGTATGGGTGGTGGAGAGGTTGTAGGTATAGGGGAGGGAAAaaatagcaaattaaaaaaattaagctagtGGTTAGTAGGGATATGATGTGGAGAATGATAATTAGATAAACAAGCAGATGGTGACATAAAAGGCAGGGATGATGGGATGTCTGATGGTGGCAGAAATGATAGGCAATATGGGTGGTGGAGAGGCTATAGGTATAAGGGAGGGAAAAAATGgtgaattaagaaaattaagcaAGTGGTTACCTTGGTTTGCCATGACTGAAATTAGGATTGTTGTTATACGAACTTGAGAACTGATTGTGTGCAACATTAGATGACGATGGCTGAGCTGGCGTGAGAAGTAAAGGAGGAGTAACCATCATGAATTGAAGGGAGGTCTTGTGGAGGAACTCATGAGTAAGGAGATGACTATGAAGATCTGCATACGAAAGAGGTTTTGCCTTGGTCACGAGGTTTGTTACCAAGTCTTTGAACTCACCGTGAAGACTATGAAACACATACAAATTGAAATCCTATAAAGAAACTGGTTGGCCAACAACtgtaattcattaaaaaatgtttttacctTCTGCATATATATAATGATCGAATTATCACCCTAACGAAGATCTTGTAAAGACCCATAAAGTTGTATAACACAAGAATTAGACGGGGAAATGAGGGCTTAGTCAAAAGTACACCAAACACATTGCGAGGTTTTGCAATCGACAACAAGATGCAATACTTCcattgaaagagaagaaagcaGTGCACTGAAAATAAGTTGATCATACTGCttctaatgaagaaaaaaatgattagtcTAAAGAGAAGAACCATCAGCAAAAAGCATATGAAAAGGAGGACACAACAATGAGCcatcaaaaaaatgaaaaataacttgTCCAATAAGATAcggcttcatctgcattcgctaataaatataattgttgtttgtaaattttaaagaaataacttGATGAGTATTAGATAGGGGAACAATCGTTGTAATTGAAGCCTTCATGAGGAGAAGATTCACGGTAGCATCAGTAGCAGGGGAAGATTCCAAAGCAAGGGAAAAAGAAGGAGTATGCATCGATTGAGAAGAAACGCCAGCCTGTGGTGTAGGAGCTGGAACACCAATCTGTTGCGGGAAGAAACGACAGTGAGGGAAGAGTTCATTTGGAGAGGGAAAGAGAATTTTAATATGTGAAGGCTCTGATACAAAGTTGAGAAGAACAAGAGGCTTGACCAATTAATCAGCCAACCTTTTCTATCTATATATGTAAGGCAATGTATAATAGTTAATGTAGAGATTACAATACAAGATCATTAAGCCTATCAATATTTCTTGATTACACATATGCTATCCTATGTTGTTTAATTTCCTATAATAAtgctgaacaaaataaaataaaataaaaaggatagaaaGTTTCAAAAGACAAGCCaactttgaaatttcagctGTTGGAAAATTTGAGATAACTAGATGGGTAGATGTATTTGTCTAGATAGCTCTTTCTACacatatatagtaattaaagctagagaaaaattcaaagacaaAGTTTTATGCTTCTTTTACGTCGTCTTTCTCCAAGCTAAAAGAGATTGAAGTTGGTTGAGTCTTCACCTACTCCTGTGCCGTACTGATACTGTGATTGCTTGCTCAAAGGCAACTTGAGATGAAGTCGTGCAGATTAATGACTTTCTTCATGAAGGACCATCACACAGATACATGGCCGACTTTAATGCATGCATAATATTCTAAGTTTCATCAAGCTGTACTACCTatattgcaaggaaaaaaaaaagttgaaaaaggaGGAGCTCAAAAATTGCATCTCGTTGTTATTTAAAAGATAAGTTCAACTAGAGGAGTCTTTGTCATTGAATTTGCTCtcttaaaattgttataattggTAATTATTCTAATCCAAGTTGTATTTTTTAGTGTTGCAGAGGTATTTGGTGTAGTATTTTAAGAGTCGGTGACTAAAATATTcaacaatgctttttttttacttcttataTCATTCTTGAGCATGGTCATAGCTAGAAGTTTTGCATGCATCCGTAATTGATTGCAATAGTTtcattaatacttttttatgtgaatttacCCTTTACGAACGTAGAAGAATGAAAAGACTAAAATGCTCttgaaattaactttaattttttttagatttcaaaagtaattatgtaatttaactattaaaaaaataaaaaataataaaaaagtttctttgtgcatgttcattttttttctaagagtaTGACCATAATTTTAtcgtgatttaaaaaaaaacagaaaaaaccctTAACCGAAAGCCTaatattatttagttattttactatgataaaaaagatatcctaattaatttatttttaattaattttacaataactaatgaatcaaaagaaaaggatgattttataaacaattgaaagtttctgtagttttttttttaatggtaaaagcGAACTTTTCCGATGAACAGGAAAATATATCTATAATagtgttttattatgttttttttttaattaatccaaacCAGATCTTACCTTTGAATTTACCCTTTAAGGATATTAGAAGCTGACTTCTAGATAAATTGGAATTTAGCACAGTGTGAAGGCGAATTGAAAGTGAACGCAACTAGGCACTCGAGGGAAGCAACACAGTGGTTGCGAGAGAGAGACGTCGAAGTCGTAGCCGCCTGGTCCCTCGGGGGAAAAAAGTCATAGGAAGTTAGGCCCTtgctttctatatatttttaactttttcaaaACTAGCTCTGTATGCAGaaataaatggtttttttattttaaaaaaagaagaaataaataaataaatgaggatgactTCCCGCTTGAGCAACTGATTAAGAAATTACAAAAGCTAAAAAACAAAGGACATGCATGGATATATAGTCTTAATTAGTACTCGATTCCTGCTGAGTTTGCAGACTCAATCAAGGCAAATCAACTATTTAAAAGTCAcattgtttcaaattaattattttatttctatgccTTTTCACCAAGTTTAAAAACTTCTCCGAAGTCCATTTTACCATGATTGGTTTACGTGTTCAAGGGTAAAGTATCGAATCTATATAAAGGGAAGTGAGGATTGCCTAAGAAGCAGAACCAAAGCAAAGTTGGCAAAAATGAGGTCTTCAATGGCCTCTCTTACTGCTACTCTTCTACTGGTAGCAATCTCTCTCAGCTTGCCATCACAAACCACAGCAAACTACGAATACTCCTCTCCTCCACCTCCTAAGAAATCGCCTCCATCACCACCTCCTCCTTACCATTACAAGtccccaccaccacctcctccagtgcattctcctccaccaccaccacacccTTACAAGTACAAGTCCCCCCCACCTCCTCCACCGGTGCATAAGTCTCCACCACCACCCAAAAAGCCCTACAAGTACAAGTCACCACCGCCTCCTCCGGTTCattctccaccaccaccatcacatCCTTACAAGTACAAgtctccaccacctcctccaccaGTTTACAAATACAAgtctcctcctccacctccgCCAGTTTACAAGTCACCTCCCCCACCACCCAAGAAGCCGTACAAGTATAAGTCTCCCCCACCACCTCCAATTTACaagtctcctcctcctccaccaccagtTTACAAgtcaccacctcctcctcccgAGAAGCCATACAAGTACAAGTCTCCCCCACCACCTCCTCCAGTTTACAAGtctcctccaccacctcctcccAAGAAGCCTTACAAATACAAGTCTCCCCCACCACCCCCTACTCCAGTTTATAAATACAAGTCTCCTCCCCCACCACCACCAGTACACAAGtctcctccaccacctcctcccAAGAAGCCATACAAATACAAGTCTCCTCCCCCACCTCCTACTccagtttataaatataagtcTCCTCCCCCACCACCACCAGTACACaagtcaccaccaccaccccatTACATTTACGCATCACCCCCTCCACCTCACCATTACTAGAATACGGCTATCATATATAGTTTCAAGGTAAACCCAATTATATATGCAAGAACGATTATCTTGACAATGCTAagtatatatatcttaattaacaaaaatctgaaaatataatgtCAGGCCAAAATATGTTGGTGCAGCATTGCATTAAATTATTCACTTTCTTcccacataaaataaatattagtaaaTATTGCCAATATGCACCAGTATATATATTGACAGAGATCCAATTTATGTGTGTTTTGACAGGTAATTAAAGGGAAGAGTGTCATGCATGTAATAAGGAAAAGGATGGGTGCAGGAGCTTCTGCAAGGAAGGAAACTAAGGAATCAAGCTACTGCATGCATTAGTGGAGCTCtgtgttttatttatatgatgaataaaGAGAGACATGTAGAAGAAAAGATCAGCTTCCTCGTTTAGTGTATTATTAGAAAGCTGTAGTCACCGGTTAATCTGCTCTGTTGAAAAGTAGCTTATGCGTATGTAGTTTTCAACCTGTTGTGCTATGCATGCATGGCTGTTAATTTCATATggagtaataaaataatatcttctttcaccaaaacaaaaggtttatgcatttcttttctcttcttgtaaggaattaattattttattttggttacaAATATTATGTACTATGGTTTGGATCAAGTGCAGCAATCATCGTCTATCTCGTAAAATCGGCAGGCTTGAGTAGCAGAGAATGAAGAGactaacaaattaatatatttaaactgGGTTGACAACGGTTGTTATttgtatcctttttttaatttatttttaaaaaaaatcttattcttaaacattgagttgattgagaattgagttttataatttgtttcaatttactttttatagggttatctcggtcttataaTTCAAGTCGCGAGTTTGACAGGTTGACTCGGACtgcttttttagttattttttaattaatttttttttaattgtattctttaacattggattaattggaaaatatattttataatttgtttcaatttattttttatagagttattatGGTCTTATGAATATGATTGCAGATATGACAAGTTAACTGAGGTTGATCTAATATATTTCcgtctaattttgtttttttaaaaaagatatcgtTTTGAGTTTTTAAGTCAAGCAATATTTGTATCGATCGTCTAAGTAGTCTTTTTACTTGCCAAGATGACCAGGTTATATTAAATCAACtcctacataattttttttctgatagaAAAAACGTTAACAATGactaaacaattttatttacgtttaaaaagatttagaaaataaattagaacaTAAGGcattttataagaataaaaataacttaattatatatatatatatatatatatatatatatataaaactcacCTTATTATAAGAACAAACTAATAATTTTCCAACATTTTAGAGACAGAATACTCTTTAAGAGTTTGACAATTCTAcgtaaaaaagaaattcattgaGCTTGTTGCTTTCATTATCAAGAAAAATCCAATGGCATGTATGCAAAGATATATTTATGTGCATATAAGAAcaaactaattattattattgcaagAAATTCAATGAGTTTGTTGCTTTCattaattatcaagaaaaatccAATGGCATGTATGCAAAGATATATTTATGTGCATATAAGAAcaaactaattattattattgcaagTTGCTTTCGTCACCAActtgcaataataataataataataataataatagtaatagtaataaaaaaaggcaTGTGTACACGAGAAAACACATCATGGCTATAATTTCCACCGAAGAAGGGAAGGGTTGTATTTCTGGTTTCCTCACCTAAAAGCAAAATCCTggaaatatgaagaaaaaacaatggatctagaaataaataaataaataaatacttagATTATAGAAAACTAATTGAATGCCAGTGTCTCTCCATCTCATCATGTACGATTTTAATTCAGTGCCGGTTGTCATATTTGACGAAAACTCTTTGTAGAGGTCCCCGGCCCGGCCccaattttatgttctcttcTGCTTTATCTTTACTTTATATTATCATCTTATTATTGCACTTAAATAGCGACAAATTAATCTCACTAACCCTCCCTCAAGTATTCACATAGATCTTATTCTCAAGTCAATCGAGAAATTATGATATAATTGCCCTCTcgtttgaatttatatttattcttttttttttctataaatattctcatgttttgaagtgtggttgcgattgcttttcaaagtactttttgtttcaaaatgcattataatgatgtttttttttatttttttaaaattatttttgagatcaacgcatcaaaacgattcaaaatataaaaaaaaattaattaagatgattGTACAATAGCAAGGCAAAAATATGCACCTGCATGGAAATTAATTTACGAAGCTATTAATTAGTCCAAGCCGCATATATAATTTAGTtaatgatttcatttaattttgtaagGAGTTCGAAcgaaaaactcaattaaaatcttttaatccAATTTAAGGTTAATTTGCCCGGCGTAATGAAGGCCTGGGATTCTCTCCTTGGCGGAAGAATATGCCAGACGATACAATTATTCTCTTGGCAGCCCTGCAATGCAGCACATTCAACAAtctattgtttaattaattcctTACAAGATCTATTATTCGATTAGATTGTAACGTGGGTTGGGTAGCTCGAGATTCTGCTCTTGGTCCTCCAGCTCAAGGTCAATACCTCACAAGAAAGtagtttttgattaaattacTGTGGATTATCTTGCATGAAATTCGTGCTATATAGGCACAAACATTGACGTAGGAATTCGGAgcaaactgaaaagaaaattaatcttgtaaaacttgattaatttcaATGAGTTTTGAATGATTTGGTTGATTTagtaaaatccaattaaaaattaattaagttaattttaaataatttttttttaaaaaaataaaactaccgATATAATTAACTTATGATTAATATCTCAAGCTAATAATAGTCATTAAAATACAACCATGAGAGGAAGCTCAACTGGTCAAATCTTGGGTTTGCTTCTTAATGGTCATGAATTCAAGTTCTCTCATAGTCACTAGAGGTTTATATAGTCATTAATTTTAGaacttgtaaaattaatcaaggtaTATACAAACTACCCCGAACATcaatattaatgtaaaaaaaaagagtcaaaataCATTCCTTGCAACATGTTATTATCAGTGAACTGGCTCCCATATACAAGTGTCTTACTGCTGTCCATAGTCTCCGTTGAAATGGCACCTGTATCTACAATATAAAGTAACAgacacatttaattaattatacaatcaaaacataaaatataaattacaaacagGGAAACTGACAGATAGAGTGAGACCCTCGGGGTTAGGGATGGGTTTTCAATGGCCCCTCAAAAGTTTTTCAACATTCCGCGTCACttataacatttattttattttatttttgttaacgaatctatctattttatatatagtttttttttttttttatgtattgtcTCACTCTCATgcacttttatatatttatgtttctttcataTACTGTTTATCTATTTTTCGGATAAAAATGGTCATTAAATTAactatcaaaaattattttttaagagaatggataaaattgttttaagaatATGATCTGTCATGTTACAAATCCcatcattgattttaaattcaataatctAGATTAAGTAAAAGAAATACAATAATGAGGAGTTAATaagtcatcatttttttttatctagattaagtgaatatttttcaagaaagacATTGACTGGAATTCTCTtatattcattaaatttaattaatttaattcaaattgaatGGATAGATAACCTAactcctcattattttatttcttttacttaATCTAGATTATTGAGTTTAAAATCAATGATGGTGTTTGGAACATGACTGATCATATTCTTAAAACAACACGAGAGGATCCAAAAAcccaatatataatatattagattaatcaATTAACTTTTTCTTATCCGGAAGATGGAAATTAATGAATCATCATGAATAATAGCATGTACAAAAACATGCTGTGTCCTAATCATATGAATAGCACCATTTCAAAACACCAAACTAACATCGTGTCACTTGGATTTATATATTCCCTCCTAGTTACCACTAGGAAGATTTCCTGCTTCGGTGTAGATGTTCTATATTGTTTTCCGACAGCCTACTTTAAACCCATGAAAATGGTGAATTTAGTCTCAAAATTTGATTAGGAAAATGAGTTACTTCACCTtttcataaaaagaataagaagaagaagaagcatgtaAAGCATTTTTGTTTAGGAAAATGATAGTCACACACACACTTCTAATACAGATTCCTTCTACGCAGCAAATGAGTATATTTTGATCCTAAACTTCTACAAtcatgcttaaaaaaataaaaaatgctaccATCTTGTTATTTTTGCCCATGCAATCTtcgaataattaaataaatataatttgattcttAAGACTTAAAATATGTATAATTACATCATTATTAATTCAAATGGGAGAAAAATAATAGATTAGCATAGCCAACGAAGGATATACTATATCCGGATTtaagcaaacaaaataaatttattacttTTACTCATGCACCTCAGTTCAATGAGAAAAGCCCAAGAGTGGGCC from Populus trichocarpa isolate Nisqually-1 chromosome 5, P.trichocarpa_v4.1, whole genome shotgun sequence includes these protein-coding regions:
- the LOC112327657 gene encoding extensin-like isoform X2 — encoded protein: MRSSMASLTATLLLVAISLSLPSQTTANYEYSSPPPPKKSPPSPPPPYHYKSPPPPPPVHSPPPPPHPYKYKSPPPPPPVHKSPPPPKKPYKYKSPPPPPVHSPPPPSHPYKYKSPPPPPPVYKYKSPPPPPPVYKSPPPPPKKPYKYKSPPPPPIYKSPPPPPPVYKSPPPPPEKPYKYKSPPPPPTPVYKYKSPPPPPPVHKSPPPPPPKKPYKYKSPPPPPTPVYKYKSPPPPPPVHKSPPPPHYIYASPPPPHHY
- the LOC112327657 gene encoding extensin-like isoform X1, translated to MRSSMASLTATLLLVAISLSLPSQTTANYEYSSPPPPKKSPPSPPPPYHYKSPPPPPPVHSPPPPPHPYKYKSPPPPPPVHKSPPPPKKPYKYKSPPPPPVHSPPPPSHPYKYKSPPPPPPVYKYKSPPPPPPVYKSPPPPPKKPYKYKSPPPPPIYKSPPPPPPVYKSPPPPPEKPYKYKSPPPPPPVYKSPPPPPPKKPYKYKSPPPPPTPVYKYKSPPPPPPVHKSPPPPPPKKPYKYKSPPPPPTPVYKYKSPPPPPPVHKSPPPPHYIYASPPPPHHY